The Thermococcus thermotolerans genome contains a region encoding:
- a CDS encoding adenylate kinase family protein, whose product MIIAVSGTPGVGKTTVSKLLSERLGYEYVSVKDFALMKGIGEPVGEEIEIDVDALAREVRAEFSGKNVVIDGHLSHLVPADVVVVLRLHPKVVAERLKSRRYSRQKLAENVEAELIDVILVEALEENENVLEVDTTGKTPEEIVNEILGLLEKGMKKRVGIVDWTGAYDDVLQYLMLGGD is encoded by the coding sequence ATGATAATCGCCGTGAGTGGTACTCCCGGAGTCGGTAAAACCACCGTTTCAAAGCTCCTAAGTGAGAGGCTCGGTTACGAATACGTGAGTGTGAAGGATTTTGCCCTCATGAAGGGCATAGGCGAGCCTGTTGGGGAGGAGATTGAGATAGACGTAGATGCACTGGCCCGTGAAGTCAGGGCCGAGTTCTCCGGTAAGAACGTTGTCATTGATGGTCATCTCAGTCATCTCGTCCCGGCCGATGTTGTCGTGGTTCTCCGCCTCCATCCGAAAGTAGTGGCTGAAAGACTCAAATCCCGGAGGTACTCCCGTCAAAAGCTCGCTGAAAACGTTGAAGCTGAGCTCATAGATGTAATTCTCGTTGAGGCACTGGAGGAGAATGAGAATGTCTTGGAGGTTGACACCACCGGTAAAACTCCCGAGGAGATAGTTAACGAGATCCTGGGACTTCTTGAGAAGGGAATGAAAAAAAGAGTCGGGATTGTCGACTGGACCGGAGCATACGATGATGTCCTCCAGTACCTAATGCTCGGGGGTGATTAA
- a CDS encoding CTP-dependent riboflavin kinase, producing the protein MKRIQMLILLARKGALGKKIKITLRELANELGISPQSVLRLLEEMEEEGLIEKDVLGRKTYVEISTEGLAFLESLCDAISEALYNGIIIGEVISGIGEGAYYVRQYSHLIREYLGFDPYPGTLNIRVLFPKTVFDAFCGVRPVILPGFSKEGRTFGDVKAYRVQIGDVEGAIVIPSRTVHPPKIAEIVAPVYLREKLGLKDGSRVTVKVVRG; encoded by the coding sequence ATGAAAAGAATTCAAATGCTTATACTGCTCGCCCGGAAAGGCGCGCTTGGCAAGAAGATAAAGATAACCCTGAGAGAGCTCGCCAACGAGCTGGGAATCTCCCCACAGTCGGTTCTCCGGCTCCTTGAAGAGATGGAAGAGGAGGGGCTAATAGAAAAGGACGTGCTCGGGAGAAAGACCTACGTTGAAATAAGTACCGAAGGACTGGCATTTCTAGAAAGCCTCTGCGATGCCATCTCCGAGGCCCTCTACAACGGCATAATAATCGGTGAGGTCATATCCGGAATCGGAGAGGGGGCATACTACGTCAGACAGTATTCTCACCTGATAAGGGAGTATCTTGGCTTCGATCCGTATCCTGGAACATTAAACATCCGTGTGCTGTTTCCAAAGACTGTCTTTGATGCGTTCTGTGGCGTTAGGCCTGTAATTCTGCCCGGATTCTCAAAGGAGGGGCGGACATTTGGCGATGTTAAAGCCTACCGCGTCCAGATAGGTGATGTTGAGGGAGCAATAGTCATACCCTCCCGAACAGTTCACCCACCGAAAATAGCTGAGATAGTTGCCCCTGTGTACCTCAGGGAGAAGCTGGGGCTCAAGGACGGGAGCAGAGTAACCGTTAAGGTTGTGAGAGGATGA
- a CDS encoding translin family protein, producing the protein MGLNEIIREIREVLDEKDALREEALRLTREIVRLSGDAIKALHRGEMGKAEERLKLARGKVEELREKLRGHPDLYHSGYVQNAHQEFVEATLFLAYRTGRKFPSPRELGVPHADYALGIGDFIGELRRHFLLLLLDGNLEEAEKTYRFMEEVYEDLMALEYPKGLVNVRQKQDQARHILERTLEDLTRAKLSRTLEEKLEAVANDSK; encoded by the coding sequence ATGGGATTGAATGAAATTATACGTGAAATACGTGAGGTTCTCGACGAAAAGGACGCGCTTAGGGAAGAGGCGCTGAGGCTCACCCGCGAAATTGTAAGACTCAGTGGGGACGCCATAAAGGCCCTTCACAGGGGCGAGATGGGGAAAGCGGAGGAAAGACTGAAACTGGCCCGTGGAAAGGTGGAGGAGCTCAGGGAAAAGCTCAGGGGGCACCCTGACCTATACCACAGCGGTTACGTCCAGAACGCCCACCAGGAGTTCGTGGAGGCGACCCTGTTCCTTGCGTATAGAACGGGAAGAAAGTTCCCATCGCCCCGGGAACTCGGAGTACCCCACGCCGATTATGCACTCGGGATAGGGGACTTTATAGGTGAGCTGAGAAGGCACTTTCTTCTCCTGCTGCTCGACGGAAACCTGGAGGAAGCTGAGAAGACCTACCGCTTCATGGAGGAGGTCTATGAAGATCTCATGGCCCTTGAGTATCCCAAGGGACTTGTCAACGTGCGTCAGAAGCAGGATCAGGCAAGACACATACTGGAGAGAACCCTTGAAGACCTGACGAGGGCAAAGCTGAGCAGAACGCTGGAGGAGAAGCTTGAGGCAGTGGCAAATGATAGCAAATAA
- a CDS encoding M48 family metalloprotease has product MGAIKWLRLVLVILLAALVPAILGYLLGGISGLIAVLFLIIIADWLIYWYGDRFLMKWYRARPVAESDYPYLYAVLRKLSSSAGVPVPRLALAPIGTPNLFSTGRGSGSTTIVLTYGLLRALDSEEIEGVLAHEIAHIMNGDIAIQTVVSMISGFILSVAYVLGRLFSFAFQGGKGEDPNNGFLIGILAPVAGGFLHIGLSPSREYLADEHGARISGKPLALASALLKLDKAISFRPMKGGNLATSGLFIVNPFRGNLARMVSTHPPTDERAERLLKMAEEMGVFT; this is encoded by the coding sequence ATGGGAGCCATTAAATGGCTCAGACTGGTGCTTGTGATACTTCTCGCAGCTCTTGTCCCCGCAATACTGGGGTACCTTCTCGGGGGTATCTCCGGTCTAATTGCTGTGCTTTTTCTCATTATAATCGCCGACTGGCTAATTTACTGGTATGGTGACAGATTTTTAATGAAATGGTATCGGGCTAGACCTGTTGCCGAGAGCGATTATCCATACCTCTACGCTGTCCTGAGAAAGCTTTCGTCCAGTGCGGGGGTTCCTGTTCCCAGACTGGCCCTAGCCCCAATTGGCACACCCAATCTGTTCTCAACGGGCAGAGGTTCCGGAAGCACGACCATAGTTCTCACATATGGACTGCTCAGGGCCCTTGATTCTGAGGAAATAGAGGGAGTTCTTGCCCATGAGATAGCCCATATAATGAACGGGGATATCGCAATTCAGACCGTTGTTTCCATGATATCAGGTTTCATACTCAGTGTTGCCTATGTCCTTGGCAGGCTGTTCAGCTTTGCGTTCCAGGGAGGAAAGGGAGAAGACCCGAACAACGGTTTTCTGATTGGGATACTTGCCCCTGTAGCTGGAGGCTTTCTGCACATAGGTCTGAGTCCCTCTAGGGAGTATCTGGCCGACGAGCACGGTGCCAGGATAAGCGGCAAACCCCTCGCTCTCGCCAGCGCCCTGCTGAAACTCGACAAGGCAATATCTTTCCGCCCGATGAAGGGAGGCAATCTGGCAACGTCCGGACTTTTCATCGTGAACCCGTTTAGGGGAAATCTGGCCCGCATGGTCTCTACACATCCCCCCACAGACGAGAGGGCTGAGAGGCTTTTGAAGATGGCCGAGGAAATGGGAGTCTTCACCTGA
- a CDS encoding metallophosphoesterase — MRFVAVTDIHENSKRSQQLAGVLRGEEFDALLVAGDLTHFSGADKAVEVLKPLLELDIPVFAVHGNCDGRDVPELLSGLGINAHNRRVEVGGVGIVGIGGSNITPFHTIWELTEDEILRILERNYREGDIILSHVPPHGTVADRVHFGHHVGSRALREFIEREAPPVVVCGHIHEGRGIDRIGETLVVNPGPLFRKYYAVIELEEEIKVELKKL; from the coding sequence ATGAGGTTCGTCGCGGTAACGGACATCCATGAAAACTCTAAGAGGTCCCAACAGCTTGCAGGGGTTCTAAGGGGTGAAGAATTTGATGCACTCCTTGTGGCGGGGGATTTAACCCATTTCAGCGGTGCAGACAAAGCTGTAGAGGTTCTCAAACCCCTTTTGGAGCTTGATATTCCGGTGTTTGCCGTTCACGGAAACTGCGATGGCAGGGACGTTCCGGAACTTTTGAGCGGACTCGGGATAAACGCCCACAACAGGCGGGTTGAGGTCGGTGGAGTTGGCATCGTTGGAATCGGCGGTTCAAACATCACGCCATTCCACACGATATGGGAGCTGACGGAGGACGAGATTCTGAGAATACTCGAGCGGAACTACCGTGAAGGGGACATAATCCTCTCCCACGTCCCGCCCCATGGGACGGTGGCTGACCGGGTTCACTTTGGTCATCACGTTGGCAGCAGGGCGTTGAGGGAGTTCATCGAGAGGGAAGCTCCCCCGGTCGTCGTCTGCGGCCACATACACGAGGGGAGGGGAATCGACCGGATCGGAGAAACCCTCGTGGTAAACCCCGGCCCGCTCTTCAGGAAGTATTACGCCGTGATAGAACTCGAAGAAGAGATAAAGGTGGAACTGAAGAAGCTTTAA
- a CDS encoding methionine adenosyltransferase — MAEKVRNIVVEELVRTPVEMQKVELVERKGIGHPDSIADGIAEAVSRALSREYIKRYGIILHHNTDQVEVVGGKAYPRFGGGEVIKPIYILLSGRAVEIVDRELFPVHEVAIKAAREYLRKAVRHLDLENHVVIDSRIGQGSVDLVGVFNKAKENPIPLANDTSFGVGYAPLSETERIVLETERLLNSDEFKRKHPAVGEDIKVMGLRKGDEIEVTIAAAIVDSEVQTPDDYMAVKEAIYEAARGVAEQHTERKVNIYVNTADDPERGIYYITVTGTSAEAGDDGSVGRGNRVNGLITPNRHMSMEAAAGKNPVSHVGKIYNLLSMLIANDIAEQIEGVEEVYVRILSQIGKPIDEPLVASVQVIPKKGYSIETIQKPAYEIADAWLADITKIQKMILDDKLSVF; from the coding sequence ATGGCTGAGAAGGTTAGGAACATAGTGGTTGAGGAGCTCGTAAGGACTCCTGTCGAGATGCAGAAGGTTGAGCTCGTTGAGAGGAAAGGTATCGGGCACCCGGACAGCATTGCAGATGGTATAGCCGAGGCCGTCAGCAGGGCCCTGAGCAGGGAGTACATAAAGAGATACGGCATAATCCTGCACCACAACACCGACCAGGTCGAGGTCGTCGGCGGTAAGGCCTACCCGCGCTTCGGCGGCGGTGAGGTCATCAAGCCGATTTACATACTTCTCTCGGGTAGGGCGGTTGAGATAGTTGACCGCGAGCTCTTCCCAGTTCATGAGGTTGCAATCAAAGCAGCACGCGAGTACCTCAGGAAGGCCGTCAGGCACCTTGACCTTGAGAACCACGTCGTCATCGACTCCCGCATCGGCCAGGGAAGCGTTGACCTCGTTGGTGTCTTTAACAAGGCCAAGGAGAACCCGATTCCGCTCGCCAACGACACCTCCTTTGGAGTTGGCTACGCCCCCCTCAGCGAGACTGAGAGGATAGTCCTTGAGACCGAGAGACTGCTCAACAGCGACGAGTTCAAGAGGAAGCACCCCGCCGTCGGTGAGGACATCAAGGTCATGGGCCTCAGGAAGGGCGACGAGATAGAGGTTACCATCGCCGCCGCCATAGTTGACAGCGAGGTTCAGACCCCTGACGACTACATGGCCGTTAAGGAGGCTATCTACGAGGCGGCTAGGGGAGTTGCCGAGCAGCACACCGAGAGGAAGGTCAACATCTACGTCAACACCGCCGACGACCCGGAGAGGGGTATCTACTACATAACCGTCACCGGAACCAGCGCCGAGGCCGGCGATGACGGTTCCGTTGGAAGGGGCAACCGCGTCAACGGGCTCATCACCCCGAACAGGCACATGAGCATGGAGGCGGCCGCCGGTAAGAACCCTGTCAGCCACGTCGGAAAGATATACAACCTCCTCTCGATGCTCATCGCCAACGACATTGCAGAGCAGATTGAAGGAGTGGAAGAGGTCTACGTCAGGATACTCAGCCAGATAGGCAAGCCCATCGACGAGCCGCTTGTTGCCAGCGTCCAAGTCATTCCGAAGAAGGGCTACAGCATTGAGACCATACAGAAGCCGGCCTACGAGATAGCGGACGCATGGCTCGCCGACATAACCAAGATCCAGAAGATGATACTCGATGACAAGCTCAGCGTCTTCTGA
- a CDS encoding endonuclease V produces the protein MDKKLGKIGELQRKLARRIVERPVEVDSVRTVGAVDVSYGNTVRAAFVLCSFPDCRILKTRVIETEVAFPYISTFFFLRETRPVLLAVRGEKFDVLLVEGHGRAHPRGYGLASHIGLLLGKPTIGVAKKPLKGVAEGQFIKVGKAYVSVGHLIDLESAVRIVASLLEDGYPMPLKLADRLSKRGML, from the coding sequence ATGGATAAAAAGCTCGGGAAAATTGGAGAGCTCCAGCGGAAGCTTGCCCGGAGGATAGTGGAGAGACCGGTTGAGGTGGATAGCGTAAGAACCGTCGGGGCAGTCGATGTTTCTTACGGCAATACTGTCAGAGCGGCCTTTGTCCTCTGCTCCTTTCCGGACTGCAGAATCCTGAAAACCAGGGTAATCGAGACGGAGGTTGCCTTTCCCTACATCTCAACATTCTTTTTCCTCAGGGAGACGCGGCCGGTTCTCCTCGCGGTGAGGGGAGAGAAGTTCGATGTACTGCTTGTGGAGGGGCACGGGAGAGCGCATCCCCGGGGCTACGGCCTCGCTTCCCACATCGGCCTGTTGCTCGGAAAACCAACGATTGGCGTCGCCAAGAAGCCCCTGAAGGGAGTCGCGGAGGGGCAATTCATAAAGGTGGGAAAAGCTTATGTAAGCGTCGGGCATTTAATCGATTTAGAGTCTGCGGTGAGAATCGTCGCGTCTTTGCTTGAGGACGGCTATCCCATGCCGTTGAAGCTCGCTGACAGGCTGTCAAAGAGGGGAATGCTATGA
- a CDS encoding PRC-barrel domain-containing protein: MVMRLSRLYGKQIYNTKGYYIGYVDEILIEIDRGRARVLALGLPGEKVGVPYDRVTAIGDIILVKAKEE; this comes from the coding sequence ATGGTGATGCGTCTCTCAAGGCTCTATGGGAAGCAGATATACAACACCAAGGGTTATTACATCGGCTACGTCGATGAGATTCTAATCGAAATAGACAGAGGGCGGGCAAGGGTACTCGCTTTGGGCCTCCCCGGGGAGAAGGTAGGTGTCCCCTACGACAGGGTTACCGCGATAGGAGACATAATACTGGTGAAAGCAAAGGAGGAGTGA